One part of the Candidatus Saccharimonadales bacterium genome encodes these proteins:
- a CDS encoding FtsX-like permease family protein, with protein MKFLDLVNTANRNLTRSKLRTLLTILAIFVGGFTLTLTSALNTGVNDYLNRQLGSVNLPGAFEVVPKTEFNPFSTDISEYNPDKKVNSIQQSLTASMDLTDVAKFEDVADVEDVVPYYAISAEYIQNGEGKKYQVVQINQDYGLQVDLEAGQLMGANDKNGVILPSKYLAPLGLGTANEAIGQQITLAYKGADGKIEEKKLTVDGVSRESLVTGVILFVDGDTAKQMAAAQGVDKKFSRVIVKFPASISDSVPDSELQSRIEATGNYTAASFEEQVSSTMSVVGAITAGLNVVGIIALVAASFGIINTLLMSVYERTQEIGLMKALGMSRGKVFSLFAIEAVLVGFWGSVVAVSVATGISILLNNFAGQTFLKDFDGFTLLVITPGGAAFVIVLIMLIAFLAGTLPAIKASRLDPIEALRSE; from the coding sequence ATGAAGTTCTTAGATCTAGTAAATACAGCAAACCGCAACTTGACCCGGTCTAAACTACGAACCTTGCTAACGATTTTGGCAATCTTTGTTGGCGGCTTTACTTTGACTCTAACAAGCGCGCTTAACACTGGAGTTAATGATTATTTAAATCGCCAATTAGGGAGTGTGAACTTACCGGGGGCGTTCGAAGTGGTTCCAAAAACGGAATTTAATCCGTTTAGTACTGATATTAGTGAGTATAATCCGGACAAAAAAGTTAATAGCATTCAGCAAAGCTTAACTGCTAGTATGGATTTGACAGATGTAGCCAAGTTCGAAGACGTTGCTGATGTTGAAGATGTTGTGCCTTACTATGCAATTAGCGCCGAGTATATCCAGAATGGCGAAGGTAAAAAATACCAAGTCGTGCAGATAAACCAAGATTACGGCTTACAGGTTGATCTGGAAGCTGGTCAACTAATGGGTGCAAACGACAAAAACGGCGTAATTCTACCTTCTAAATACCTTGCACCGCTAGGGCTCGGAACTGCAAACGAGGCCATTGGCCAGCAAATAACTTTAGCCTACAAGGGCGCTGACGGCAAAATTGAAGAGAAAAAGCTTACAGTTGACGGCGTTTCGCGCGAGTCACTTGTAACTGGTGTGATTTTGTTTGTCGATGGTGACACGGCTAAGCAGATGGCAGCTGCTCAGGGGGTGGATAAAAAATTTAGCCGAGTTATTGTAAAGTTCCCAGCCTCAATAAGCGATAGTGTTCCGGACAGCGAACTGCAGTCACGAATTGAGGCTACAGGTAATTACACTGCAGCATCGTTCGAAGAACAAGTTAGTTCAACTATGTCGGTAGTCGGCGCGATTACTGCGGGACTAAACGTAGTCGGTATAATTGCTCTTGTGGCGGCTAGTTTTGGTATAATCAACACCTTGCTCATGAGCGTTTACGAAAGAACTCAAGAAATTGGTTTAATGAAGGCGCTTGGAATGAGTCGCGGTAAAGTATTTAGCTTATTCGCGATCGAAGCAGTTTTAGTAGGTTTTTGGGGGTCGGTCGTGGCGGTATCGGTTGCAACCGGAATAAGTATTTTACTCAACAATTTTGCTGGCCAAACTTTTTTAAAAGACTTTGATGGCTTTACACTACTGGTTATTACCCCCGGTGGTGCAGCGTTTGTGATCGTGCTAATTATGTTGATTGCCTTTTTGGCGGGAACCTTACCGGCTATAAAAGCTTCGCGGCTTGATCCGATCGAAGCACTGAGGAGTGAATGA
- a CDS encoding ASCH domain-containing protein has translation MIFRSEVDEPTFELILSKKRIIEPRLYDEIHAKIKAGDMIVFINRETKKEIVAKVVGILRFGSFKELFNSYPTERFGKTERELLADMRQFYGEKELALGVAGFKIHNLN, from the coding sequence ATGATCTTTAGAAGTGAAGTAGACGAACCAACATTCGAACTTATTTTAAGCAAGAAACGTATAATCGAACCACGATTATACGATGAAATCCACGCCAAAATAAAAGCTGGCGACATGATTGTTTTTATCAATCGCGAAACTAAAAAAGAAATCGTAGCAAAAGTCGTAGGAATTTTGCGTTTCGGAAGCTTTAAAGAGTTGTTTAATTCTTATCCAACTGAGCGTTTCGGTAAAACAGAGCGAGAACTTTTAGCTGATATGCGCCAATTTTACGGCGAAAAGGAGCTAGCTCTTGGGGTGGCGGGCTTTAAGATACATAACTTAAACTAG
- a CDS encoding ABC transporter ATP-binding protein, whose protein sequence is MIFNVDSITKIYGKGDNAFVALDKVSLNIKRGESIAILGKSGSGKSTLMHVLAALDRVNSGEINFDKIAYQDMSAKKLDKLRSGKFGFIFQQFFLNGRETVLENVMLPLKIAGTSRGDRKARATQALEEVDLLDKINNKAINLSGGQKQRVAIARAIVNEPEVIFADEPTGNLDSENGYRIVELLFRLNKQKDITLIIVTHDAELANMCQRQFVMKDGKLTETSKGKK, encoded by the coding sequence ATGATTTTTAATGTAGACTCCATAACTAAAATTTATGGCAAGGGTGACAACGCTTTTGTCGCGCTGGATAAAGTTAGCTTAAATATTAAAAGGGGCGAGTCGATTGCGATCCTGGGTAAGTCGGGGTCCGGTAAATCGACCTTGATGCATGTTTTGGCGGCACTTGATCGAGTGAACTCTGGTGAAATTAACTTCGACAAGATTGCATATCAGGACATGAGCGCCAAGAAACTCGATAAATTGCGAAGCGGAAAGTTTGGGTTTATTTTTCAGCAATTCTTTTTAAACGGTCGTGAGACTGTGCTCGAAAACGTTATGCTGCCGCTTAAAATCGCTGGAACTTCTCGAGGAGATCGTAAAGCTCGAGCAACTCAAGCGCTTGAAGAAGTTGATCTTTTAGACAAAATTAACAATAAGGCAATTAATTTAAGTGGTGGCCAAAAACAACGCGTGGCAATTGCGCGGGCCATTGTTAACGAGCCCGAGGTTATTTTTGCTGACGAGCCAACGGGTAACCTAGATAGTGAGAATGGCTACCGAATTGTTGAACTACTTTTTAGACTCAACAAACAAAAAGATATTACTCTTATTATCGTTACGCACGATGCCGAACTCGCAAATATGTGTCAGCGTCAATTTGTAATGAAAGACGGCAAATTAACAGAGACGAGTAAGGGTAAAAAATGA
- a CDS encoding ABC transporter ATP-binding protein, which translates to MQPVIEIFGLSKLFGIGDATTTALDSITLTIDKGEFVAIMGPSGSGKTTLMNIIGLLDTPTHGEYYLEGKSVAELGQRRRAKMRRDHIGMVFQNFNLLSRINVIENVALPLTYKGILPTARLNAASKILKSFGLNEREYYMPYQLSGGQLQRVAIARALVTKPSLILADEPTGNLDTKSSEIIMEELADIHRRGNTIIMVTHNPDVAIYADRIIQMVDGRIASDSKHPIDEVEKDKRPLSTFRKAMEAAVKANEDFANATEAMTEEALPQKPTRKSKKTRRKAVKKGRRK; encoded by the coding sequence ATGCAACCAGTAATCGAAATCTTTGGGCTTAGTAAACTTTTTGGCATTGGCGACGCCACCACAACCGCTCTTGATAGTATCACTTTAACAATCGATAAAGGTGAATTTGTGGCAATCATGGGCCCAAGCGGCAGCGGCAAAACCACTTTAATGAACATTATCGGCCTACTCGACACCCCAACTCACGGCGAATACTACCTCGAGGGAAAGTCTGTAGCCGAGCTCGGCCAACGCCGTCGCGCCAAAATGCGACGCGATCATATCGGAATGGTTTTTCAGAACTTTAATTTACTCAGCCGCATTAACGTAATTGAAAACGTAGCCCTACCTTTAACATACAAAGGCATTTTACCAACCGCACGCCTAAACGCCGCCAGCAAAATTTTAAAAAGCTTTGGCTTAAACGAGCGCGAATATTATATGCCGTATCAGTTAAGCGGGGGTCAACTACAGAGAGTAGCGATTGCGAGAGCACTTGTAACTAAACCGTCGCTAATTTTAGCCGACGAGCCCACCGGCAATCTAGATACAAAGTCCAGCGAAATTATCATGGAAGAACTGGCCGACATCCATCGCCGCGGAAACACAATAATTATGGTCACACACAACCCGGACGTCGCGATTTACGCCGATCGGATAATCCAAATGGTTGACGGTAGGATCGCCAGCGACAGCAAGCACCCAATCGACGAAGTAGAAAAAGACAAACGCCCATTAAGCACCTTCCGCAAGGCTATGGAAGCGGCCGTAAAAGCCAATGAGGATTTTGCGAACGCAACTGAGGCCATGACCGAAGAAGCCTTACCACAAAAGCCCACCCGAAAAAGTAAAAAAACGCGCCGCAAAGCCGTTAAAAAAGGTCGCCGCAAATGA
- the msrB gene encoding peptide-methionine (R)-S-oxide reductase MsrB, with translation MNLNKQTTEREWRKILTPEQYKVLREKGTELPFTGKYETENGVGRYVCAACGADLFKSDWKFDANCGWPSFYDAKPGAVDFTEDESHGMSRTEVTCANCGSHLGHIFNDAPDQPTGQRYCINSVSLDFKPSK, from the coding sequence ATGAACCTAAATAAACAAACAACCGAGCGAGAGTGGCGTAAAATTTTAACGCCTGAACAGTATAAAGTATTGCGCGAAAAGGGAACCGAACTGCCATTTACTGGTAAATATGAAACCGAGAACGGCGTAGGTAGGTATGTCTGCGCTGCCTGCGGCGCTGATCTTTTTAAATCGGACTGGAAGTTTGATGCCAACTGTGGATGGCCAAGTTTTTACGACGCAAAGCCCGGCGCAGTGGACTTCACTGAAGATGAATCGCACGGAATGAGTCGCACGGAAGTAACTTGCGCCAATTGCGGGAGTCATTTGGGACATATCTTTAATGACGCTCCTGATCAGCCTACCGGTCAGCGCTATTGTATAAATTCAGTTTCGCTAGATTTTAAGCCTAGTAAATAG
- a CDS encoding ABC transporter permease translates to MRFFANFKLAIQNLRSTRVRTTLTIVGIIIGITSVTAILSLSEGAKNNIRGQVSELGDDILTIRPGKAHRDEDGFLKDYNYLAAFGTSTITESDLESIKHNSNVSQIAPLMLVTGSVSDMDKKLSSGVIVGTTADGDEALGLSVNAGEFISSTSGTDKVVLGRNLALEMFGSEVTTGQKVLIRGHEYTVVGVLGYFPSSTTVSTVFDLNNAAFISLPAAKSFNQGVAQIQQLNLRLQPGVDAKTEAETIHQKLISNHHNEDDVAVLLPAETIQIADSILGTFSNVISAVAAISIIVGGVGIMNIMLVSVTERTREIGIRKAIGATNSQVLSQFMIEALVMSLAGGFLGIVVGFGLAYAAGTFIGFMPGFTWQIIAASLTISLAVGVVFGAWPAIKAARKDPIEALRSFN, encoded by the coding sequence ATGAGATTCTTCGCCAACTTTAAACTCGCTATTCAAAACTTGCGCTCTACTCGCGTTCGTACAACATTAACAATCGTAGGTATTATAATTGGCATAACCTCGGTTACGGCAATTTTATCGCTAAGTGAAGGCGCAAAAAATAACATCCGCGGCCAAGTCAGTGAACTCGGCGACGACATTTTGACTATTCGCCCTGGCAAAGCACATCGCGACGAAGACGGTTTTTTAAAAGACTACAACTACTTAGCGGCATTCGGCACGTCAACAATTACCGAGAGTGACCTGGAATCGATTAAACACAATTCAAACGTTTCACAGATCGCACCCCTCATGCTAGTTACCGGAAGTGTATCTGATATGGACAAAAAACTTAGCAGTGGCGTTATTGTCGGTACAACAGCCGATGGCGATGAAGCTTTGGGTTTATCAGTTAACGCCGGAGAGTTTATAAGCTCTACAAGCGGCACGGATAAAGTTGTTTTGGGGCGTAATCTTGCGCTCGAAATGTTTGGGAGCGAAGTAACTACGGGTCAAAAAGTTCTAATTCGTGGACACGAATACACCGTGGTTGGAGTTTTGGGCTACTTCCCATCGAGCACTACTGTTAGCACGGTTTTTGATCTTAACAATGCAGCATTTATTTCTCTGCCGGCGGCCAAATCTTTTAACCAAGGTGTGGCGCAAATTCAGCAACTCAACCTGCGCCTACAGCCCGGCGTAGACGCCAAAACCGAAGCCGAAACGATCCACCAAAAACTTATCAGCAACCACCACAACGAAGACGACGTTGCTGTCTTATTGCCTGCCGAAACAATCCAAATCGCCGACAGTATCTTGGGAACCTTTAGCAACGTAATAAGTGCTGTCGCCGCGATCTCAATCATCGTGGGTGGAGTTGGCATAATGAACATCATGCTTGTTAGTGTAACCGAGCGCACTCGCGAAATCGGCATCCGCAAAGCCATTGGCGCAACAAACAGCCAAGTGTTAAGCCAGTTTATGATCGAGGCCCTGGTTATGAGCCTAGCTGGCGGATTTTTGGGAATCGTCGTGGGTTTTGGGCTTGCCTATGCCGCCGGCACTTTCATAGGATTTATGCCTGGGTTCACCTGGCAAATTATTGCAGCAAGCCTGACAATCTCGTTAGCTGTTGGTGTAGTTTTTGGCGCATGGCCTGCAATTAAAGCGGCGCGCAAGGATCCTATAGAAGCCTTGCGCTCGTTTAATTAG
- a CDS encoding HAD family hydrolase — protein MRNVKAVIFDLDGTLFDVRELVYKQLKIITHEFNGQEATRDQIASVLYGSIAVQIENLIHDKKHHKAAYERGLELVLADRGKALPYDKVADTLNLIKSFQRQMGVLTAREPSQLNDKHFIGIHHFFETVVHAKRVENHKPHPEGLFLAMQELGVNPENTVMVGDTTADICAGRAAGVMTIGVTHGFGKMADLQDAGADHIIHDIPSLIGVLNLK, from the coding sequence GTGAGAAACGTTAAAGCAGTAATCTTTGATCTTGATGGAACTCTGTTCGACGTACGTGAGCTTGTTTATAAGCAGCTTAAAATAATTACGCACGAGTTTAATGGTCAAGAGGCTACGCGCGATCAGATCGCGTCGGTTTTATATGGGTCGATTGCTGTGCAAATCGAGAACCTAATTCATGATAAAAAACACCACAAGGCGGCTTACGAACGTGGACTTGAGTTAGTTTTAGCGGATCGTGGCAAGGCATTGCCGTATGATAAGGTTGCCGATACTCTAAATCTGATAAAAAGCTTTCAGCGACAAATGGGCGTGCTGACTGCGCGCGAACCAAGCCAGCTAAACGATAAACATTTTATTGGAATCCATCATTTTTTTGAAACCGTAGTACATGCCAAGCGGGTGGAAAACCACAAACCACACCCCGAAGGACTTTTTTTGGCCATGCAAGAACTTGGCGTAAACCCCGAGAACACTGTAATGGTGGGCGACACAACCGCCGACATTTGCGCCGGTAGGGCTGCGGGTGTTATGACGATTGGCGTTACTCATGGCTTTGGAAAAATGGCTGACCTGCAAGATGCGGGCGCTGATCATATAATTCACGATATACCATCACTCATAGGTGTGTTAAATTTAAAGTAA
- the argS gene encoding arginine--tRNA ligase gives MIDQIKNKIAKLVADSVKAESVEVQPANPKFGADFAIPCFKIAAEQKTNPVELAKKLAEQLKMPELAKVEAAGGFVNLWLSDDVLLGALKQVDANFGSHKTFKDKEILIEHTAVNPFKEFHIGHAYANTIGEALARLHEAAGAKVHQISYHGDVGPQIAMPVWGAAKMLAANEGDWYDNGDPAGRTMSDVAVDKRIAFLGAAYAKGAAAFKEDEESAAEIKAINKHIYLRDDEGVDEIYSTGSRWSFDYFDDVCDQLKSGNFEKHYLESEMGPIGAEIVKSNLGDVFEESNGAIVYNGEQKAGLHTRVFINGQGLPTYEAKELGLTFTKQNDYPQMTQTIVVTGNEIDEYFKVLIAAVSELDPSLGAKMKHISHGMVKLSSGKMSSRTGKVLSAVDVLNQVKQAISDNYQTEAIDDVKLAAIKYAFLKQRISGDVIFDINESVSLEGNSGPYIQYAHARGQSILAKSQVRGEITDLNAGERILATKILEYPAATAKAINELAPHNVCTYLYELTQTFNRFYEKNRVIDDPREATRIALVAAYCQVLKNGLSILNIAAPEKL, from the coding sequence GTGATTGATCAAATTAAAAACAAAATTGCAAAACTTGTGGCAGATTCAGTTAAAGCCGAATCTGTTGAAGTTCAACCCGCTAATCCAAAATTTGGTGCAGATTTTGCTATACCATGTTTCAAAATCGCAGCCGAACAAAAAACCAATCCGGTTGAGTTGGCCAAAAAGCTGGCCGAACAACTAAAAATGCCCGAGCTTGCAAAAGTCGAAGCTGCTGGTGGATTTGTAAATTTATGGTTGAGCGATGATGTTTTATTGGGTGCATTAAAGCAGGTTGACGCAAATTTTGGTTCGCATAAAACTTTTAAAGATAAAGAAATTCTAATCGAACACACTGCGGTTAATCCGTTTAAAGAGTTTCATATTGGGCATGCATATGCTAACACAATAGGCGAGGCACTGGCTCGGTTGCACGAGGCAGCTGGTGCTAAAGTACATCAGATTTCGTATCACGGTGATGTTGGGCCACAAATCGCAATGCCGGTTTGGGGTGCTGCAAAAATGCTAGCTGCAAATGAAGGCGATTGGTACGATAACGGTGATCCTGCCGGTAGAACTATGAGCGATGTTGCGGTTGATAAGCGGATCGCGTTTTTGGGGGCTGCATATGCCAAGGGTGCAGCGGCTTTTAAAGAAGACGAAGAATCCGCGGCAGAAATAAAAGCCATAAACAAGCATATTTACTTACGTGACGACGAAGGTGTTGATGAGATCTACAGCACGGGTAGTCGTTGGAGTTTTGATTATTTTGACGATGTTTGCGACCAGCTTAAATCTGGTAACTTTGAGAAACACTATTTAGAAAGCGAAATGGGCCCAATTGGAGCCGAAATTGTTAAAAGTAATCTGGGTGATGTTTTTGAAGAAAGTAACGGAGCAATTGTTTACAACGGCGAGCAAAAAGCAGGCCTGCATACCCGTGTATTTATAAATGGCCAAGGTCTACCAACCTACGAAGCTAAAGAGCTGGGTTTAACCTTTACAAAACAAAACGATTATCCGCAAATGACTCAAACTATTGTGGTGACTGGCAATGAGATCGACGAGTATTTTAAAGTTTTAATTGCCGCAGTAAGCGAGCTGGATCCTAGCTTGGGCGCTAAAATGAAACACATTTCGCACGGAATGGTAAAACTGAGCTCTGGTAAAATGAGCAGCAGAACTGGAAAGGTTTTAAGCGCAGTCGATGTTTTAAACCAGGTTAAGCAGGCGATTTCAGATAACTATCAAACTGAGGCTATCGACGACGTAAAATTGGCTGCTATAAAATATGCATTTTTAAAACAGCGAATTTCGGGCGACGTAATTTTCGATATTAATGAGTCTGTCAGTTTAGAAGGCAATTCAGGGCCATATATTCAGTATGCGCATGCCCGCGGGCAGAGTATTTTGGCGAAATCGCAAGTGCGCGGAGAAATTACAGATCTTAACGCAGGCGAGAGAATATTAGCTACTAAAATTTTAGAATATCCAGCTGCCACAGCCAAAGCGATTAATGAGCTTGCGCCACATAACGTGTGTACCTACCTATACGAATTAACCCAAACATTTAATCGTTTTTACGAAAAAAACCGTGTTATCGATGATCCGCGCGAAGCCACGAGGATAGCTTTGGTTGCGGCATATTGTCAGGTTTTAAAAAACGGACTTAGCATTTTAAATATTGCGGCGCCCGAGAAACTTTAG
- a CDS encoding CTP synthase codes for MRAQKTHYVFVTGGVISGLGKGITAASLGAVFRAQDIKVSMQKLDVYLNFDAGTLNPAEHGECFVTKDGAETDLDLGHYERFLDEEMTQASSTMSGRLFSRLIDDERAGKYLGKTVQMVPHFTKIIQDDIIASGKGSDIHIVEIGGTVGDIESTAFMEAIREMNIAFPGRCAYAHVVYAPFLGTSKEFKTKPVQNALRDLRNAGIVPDLTLVRAENQPPQSVADKIAMFGGVARNSVIMLPNARTVYQVPLTLEEHGAAGTILNKFGLKMSKPNMSRWDNLVKLATTKYDKNVRIGIVAKYLDNEDTYFCVMEALRSAAWANKVNLQYSWIDAEKLEKGETEALKKVDGILVPGGFGSRGLEGKIAAATYAMENNVPYLGICLGLQMAVVAAARKGGLKNAQTSEVDPKTENPVIYIMDDQQGKEATGGTMRLGNYTCKLAKGSLAEKIYGSNEIVERHRHRYEVNQKYKEFYEKAGLVVSGLSPNGKLVEMVEIPGHKYFIATQAHPEFRSRPDRVHPLFDGFIKAAMV; via the coding sequence ATGAGAGCCCAAAAAACACACTACGTATTCGTCACCGGAGGCGTTATTTCCGGACTCGGCAAAGGCATTACAGCGGCGTCATTAGGCGCCGTTTTTCGTGCCCAAGATATTAAAGTTAGTATGCAAAAGTTAGACGTATATCTAAACTTTGATGCTGGCACACTAAACCCAGCGGAGCATGGCGAGTGTTTTGTAACCAAAGACGGCGCTGAAACTGACCTAGATCTAGGTCACTACGAGCGATTTTTAGACGAAGAAATGACACAGGCGAGCTCAACCATGAGCGGCAGGCTTTTTTCGCGTTTGATCGACGACGAGCGCGCAGGGAAGTACCTGGGCAAAACCGTGCAAATGGTGCCGCATTTTACAAAAATTATTCAAGACGACATTATCGCTTCGGGGAAGGGTAGTGATATTCATATTGTAGAAATTGGCGGGACGGTTGGCGATATCGAATCAACTGCCTTTATGGAGGCTATTCGTGAGATGAATATTGCTTTCCCGGGCCGGTGCGCTTATGCGCATGTTGTTTATGCGCCGTTTTTAGGGACGAGCAAGGAATTCAAAACCAAGCCAGTGCAAAATGCGTTGCGAGATTTACGCAATGCAGGAATTGTGCCCGACTTAACTTTGGTTCGCGCCGAGAATCAGCCGCCTCAAAGTGTTGCCGATAAAATTGCAATGTTTGGTGGTGTCGCGCGTAATTCTGTGATTATGCTACCGAATGCCAGAACAGTTTATCAGGTTCCTCTAACGCTAGAGGAACACGGCGCGGCTGGGACAATTTTAAATAAGTTTGGTCTAAAAATGAGCAAACCGAACATGAGCCGCTGGGACAACTTAGTTAAGTTGGCGACGACTAAATACGATAAAAATGTCCGAATTGGGATTGTAGCTAAATATTTAGACAACGAAGACACTTATTTTTGCGTAATGGAAGCTTTGCGTTCGGCGGCTTGGGCTAACAAGGTTAATTTGCAATACAGCTGGATTGACGCTGAAAAGCTAGAAAAAGGCGAGACAGAAGCACTTAAAAAAGTAGATGGAATTTTAGTGCCCGGTGGGTTTGGCTCTCGTGGCCTAGAAGGCAAAATTGCTGCAGCGACGTACGCAATGGAAAATAATGTTCCGTATTTAGGAATCTGCCTGGGGTTGCAAATGGCGGTTGTGGCGGCGGCGCGTAAAGGTGGTTTAAAAAATGCCCAAACGAGCGAGGTTGACCCAAAAACCGAAAACCCTGTGATTTATATAATGGATGATCAGCAAGGCAAAGAGGCTACTGGTGGCACGATGCGCTTAGGTAACTACACTTGCAAATTAGCAAAAGGTAGTTTGGCTGAGAAAATTTATGGATCTAACGAAATTGTCGAACGGCATCGTCACCGTTACGAAGTAAATCAAAAGTATAAAGAGTTTTACGAAAAAGCCGGGCTTGTCGTAAGTGGTTTATCACCAAATGGAAAACTTGTGGAGATGGTTGAAATCCCTGGTCACAAATACTTTATCGCTACACAAGCGCACCCGGAGTTTAGGAGTAGGCCAGATAGGGTGCATCCGTTGTTTGATGGGTTTATTAAAGCTGCTATGGTTTAG
- a CDS encoding SIS domain-containing protein, with translation MLDDINVIKQRDPQGALAIAASSPDQLKHEFTVDFTPTKPVLNVVLTGMGGSAFPAGFVSTWPKLTVPFLISRDYVLPDFVGTETLVIVSSFSGNTEETLSSLEDARKKGTQIVIQANGGKLKAKAAQYNLPFVQIPDCAQPRMASFYFYKAIVAILGAAGLTDKNIGQQLTDLSSKMAETVKTWAANVPEKDNLAKQIAQHMVGKTPIIYSGPLMYPAAVKWKICVNENAKNTAWCNIVPEMCHNEFIGWSGLPVEKPFAVFDIVSSFEHERTKLRFEVVDKLLSGKRPKAFRIEAKGDTQLEQMVYAIMLGEHASVYLAILNNINPTPVDLVEKLKIALG, from the coding sequence ATGCTTGACGACATCAACGTAATCAAACAACGAGATCCGCAGGGTGCGCTCGCCATTGCAGCCAGTTCGCCTGATCAGTTAAAACACGAATTTACGGTAGATTTTACGCCAACAAAACCCGTTTTGAACGTGGTTTTAACAGGTATGGGCGGTAGTGCGTTTCCGGCTGGTTTTGTTAGCACCTGGCCTAAACTTACTGTGCCATTTTTAATTAGTCGCGATTACGTTTTGCCGGATTTTGTTGGCACTGAAACCTTGGTGATTGTAAGTAGCTTTTCGGGTAACACCGAAGAAACTCTAAGCTCTCTCGAAGACGCTCGCAAAAAGGGTACACAAATTGTTATTCAGGCAAACGGCGGCAAGCTAAAAGCTAAGGCTGCCCAGTACAATTTACCGTTTGTTCAGATTCCAGATTGTGCGCAACCACGAATGGCGAGTTTTTATTTTTACAAAGCAATTGTAGCAATTTTAGGTGCAGCCGGCTTAACAGATAAAAATATTGGTCAGCAGCTTACCGATCTATCTTCAAAAATGGCTGAAACAGTAAAAACCTGGGCCGCAAATGTACCCGAAAAAGATAACTTGGCTAAACAAATTGCTCAGCATATGGTTGGCAAAACGCCAATTATTTATAGTGGACCACTAATGTATCCAGCGGCGGTCAAATGGAAGATTTGTGTGAACGAAAACGCCAAAAATACAGCTTGGTGTAACATTGTGCCCGAGATGTGTCATAACGAGTTTATTGGCTGGTCCGGTTTGCCAGTCGAAAAACCGTTCGCTGTTTTTGATATTGTAAGCAGCTTTGAGCACGAGCGAACTAAACTTCGCTTTGAAGTGGTCGATAAACTGCTATCGGGTAAACGACCTAAAGCGTTTAGGATTGAGGCAAAAGGCGATACGCAGCTTGAGCAAATGGTTTACGCAATCATGCTGGGTGAACACGCATCCGTTTACTTAGCGATTTTGAATAATATAAATCCAACGCCGGTAGATTTGGTAGAGAAATTGAAGATTGCATTAGGCTAA
- the orn gene encoding oligoribonuclease, translated as MSKILWIDLEMTGLNPNVDRIVEVGALITDWDFNVLATYESGVKHDKELLQRLFKVNPWAADHAESTSQLLRLSAKSPSSDKVQGELIAFVNDHFNNEPVLLAGNSIHQDRRFIRKYWPELEARLHYRMLDVSAFKVVMMGKYNIKFEKTETHRALDDIKESIEELRSYLKKFN; from the coding sequence ATGAGTAAAATTCTTTGGATTGATCTAGAAATGACCGGGCTGAATCCGAATGTCGATCGGATTGTTGAAGTTGGCGCACTTATAACAGATTGGGACTTTAACGTTCTGGCGACATACGAGAGCGGCGTTAAACACGACAAAGAACTGTTGCAGCGTTTATTTAAAGTTAATCCGTGGGCGGCCGATCACGCCGAAAGCACTAGTCAGCTTTTAAGGCTTTCAGCCAAAAGCCCAAGCTCAGACAAAGTTCAAGGCGAGCTTATTGCTTTTGTGAACGATCATTTTAACAATGAACCAGTCTTGCTGGCGGGAAATTCCATCCACCAGGATCGGCGATTTATTCGCAAGTACTGGCCTGAACTTGAGGCTCGTCTACATTACAGAATGCTCGATGTTAGCGCTTTTAAGGTGGTGATGATGGGCAAGTACAATATTAAATTCGAAAAGACAGAAACACACCGCGCGCTCGATGACATAAAAGAAAGTATAGAAGAACTCAGATCTTACCTTAAGAAATTTAATTAA